A part of Microbacterium terregens genomic DNA contains:
- a CDS encoding SDR family NAD(P)-dependent oxidoreductase: MPISDQQPASREPESVDHGPSGVDPVELQIALRVLAQLDEVDQQHPDYKTVRRATANMFKSAKKVRRLEKRALIADADRSVVAATATGAPDRIDDETRGIPLAITSGASSAGTLIKARACYICKQPYTHVDAFYHQLCPTCAAMSHAKREARTDLSGRRALLTGGRAKIGMYIALRLLRDGAHTTITTRFPRDAVRRFTSLPDSAEWIDRLRVVGIDLRDPAQVIGLADSVAAQGPLDILINNATQTVRRSPGAYQPLVDAELAPLPDGPLPELVTFGHTNDPHPLALAQSVSAHPILAAAATRAEELTEQAMTAGSSSLDRLAAGTAIDAGGLLPDLHDSNSWTQHVQQVDPLEMLEVQLANTTAPFLLVSQLRPSLAASPARRTYVVNVSAMEGVFGRGYKGPGHPHTNMAKAAVNMLTRTSAREMFETDGILMTSVDTGWITDERPHPTKVRLAEEGFHAPLDLVDGAARVYDPIVRGEAGEDIFGVFLKDYAVGSW, from the coding sequence GTGCCCATCTCCGATCAGCAACCCGCCTCGCGCGAGCCCGAATCCGTCGATCACGGTCCCAGCGGCGTCGACCCGGTCGAGTTGCAGATCGCCCTCCGGGTCCTGGCACAGCTGGACGAGGTCGACCAGCAGCACCCCGACTACAAGACGGTGCGCCGCGCCACGGCGAACATGTTCAAGTCCGCCAAGAAGGTGCGGCGGCTGGAGAAGCGTGCGCTCATCGCCGATGCGGACCGCTCCGTGGTCGCGGCCACCGCCACCGGCGCACCGGACCGGATCGATGACGAGACGCGCGGGATTCCGCTCGCGATCACGTCCGGCGCGTCCTCGGCCGGGACGCTGATCAAGGCGCGGGCGTGCTACATCTGCAAGCAGCCGTACACGCACGTCGACGCGTTCTACCACCAGCTGTGCCCGACGTGCGCGGCGATGAGCCATGCCAAGCGGGAAGCCCGGACCGATCTGTCGGGGCGGCGTGCTCTGCTGACCGGCGGTCGCGCCAAGATCGGCATGTACATCGCGCTGCGACTGCTGCGCGACGGCGCCCACACCACGATCACCACGCGCTTCCCCCGCGATGCGGTGCGCCGCTTCACGAGCCTGCCCGACTCCGCGGAATGGATCGACCGGCTCCGGGTGGTCGGCATCGACCTGCGCGATCCTGCCCAGGTGATCGGCTTGGCCGATTCGGTGGCCGCGCAGGGGCCGCTCGACATCCTGATCAACAACGCCACGCAGACGGTGCGCCGCTCGCCCGGTGCGTACCAGCCGCTCGTCGACGCCGAGCTCGCCCCACTGCCGGACGGCCCTCTTCCGGAGCTGGTGACGTTCGGTCATACGAACGACCCCCACCCCCTCGCCCTCGCCCAGTCCGTCAGCGCGCACCCGATCCTGGCCGCGGCGGCCACCCGCGCCGAGGAGTTGACCGAGCAGGCGATGACCGCCGGCTCCAGCTCGCTCGACCGCCTCGCGGCCGGCACCGCCATCGACGCCGGGGGCCTGCTGCCCGACCTGCACGACTCGAACTCGTGGACCCAGCACGTGCAGCAGGTGGACCCGCTGGAGATGCTCGAGGTGCAACTGGCGAACACCACCGCCCCGTTCCTGCTGGTCTCGCAGCTGCGTCCTTCGCTGGCCGCCAGCCCGGCGCGGCGGACCTACGTGGTCAACGTGAGCGCGATGGAAGGAGTCTTCGGCCGCGGATACAAGGGCCCCGGGCATCCGCACACGAACATGGCCAAGGCGGCCGTGAACATGCTCACCCGGACGAGCGCCCGCGAGATGTTCGAGACCGACGGCATCCTGATGACCAGCGTCGATACCGGATGGATCACCGACGAACGGCCGCACCCCACGAAGGTGCGCCTGGCCGAGGAAGGCTTCCACGCCCCGCTGGACCTCGTCGACGGCGCCGCGCGCGTGTACGACCCGATCGTGCGCGGCGAGGCGGGTGAAGACATCTTCGGCGTCTTCCTGAAGGACTACGCGGTCGGCAGCTGGTGA
- a CDS encoding ABC transporter substrate-binding protein — translation MFTAKKSRLALAAAALTGIALVAAGCASNDPLAPETDAPAGDTIVIGSQAYYSNEIIAEIYAQALENAGFDVSRDAFNSGQRDAYIPALEAGEITLFPEYSGNLLQFFDPETTARTSEEVYAALPDALPDGLSVLDQSSATDQDSYTVTAAFADANALVQIGDLAKVTTPLTLGGPPELAERPYGPSGLLETYGVTVAFSPTADTTVEALLANTIQVANVYTADPRIQTDDLVVLEDPEGLFLASNVVPVVSGELPEGAADVINAVSAALTPEGLVALNVQSTVDELGADDIAKQWLTENGLI, via the coding sequence ATGTTCACAGCGAAGAAGTCCCGGCTCGCGCTCGCCGCGGCCGCACTCACCGGCATCGCGCTCGTCGCAGCCGGCTGCGCCTCCAACGACCCGCTCGCACCCGAGACCGACGCCCCCGCCGGCGACACGATCGTGATCGGTTCCCAGGCCTATTACTCGAACGAGATCATCGCGGAGATCTACGCCCAGGCGCTCGAGAACGCCGGGTTCGACGTGTCCCGGGATGCCTTCAACTCCGGACAGCGGGACGCCTACATCCCGGCTCTCGAGGCCGGCGAGATCACCCTGTTCCCGGAGTACTCCGGGAACCTGCTGCAGTTCTTCGACCCCGAGACGACGGCGCGCACGTCAGAGGAGGTGTACGCCGCGCTGCCCGACGCGCTGCCTGACGGCCTGAGCGTGCTCGACCAGTCCAGCGCGACCGATCAGGACTCGTACACCGTGACGGCCGCGTTCGCGGACGCGAACGCGCTGGTGCAGATCGGCGACCTCGCGAAGGTCACCACCCCGCTGACGCTGGGCGGACCGCCCGAGCTCGCCGAGCGTCCCTACGGCCCCAGCGGCCTCCTCGAGACGTACGGCGTGACCGTCGCGTTCTCGCCGACCGCCGACACCACCGTGGAGGCGCTGCTCGCGAACACGATCCAGGTCGCGAACGTCTACACCGCCGACCCGCGGATCCAGACCGACGACCTCGTCGTCCTCGAGGACCCCGAAGGTCTCTTCCTCGCCTCGAACGTGGTCCCCGTCGTGAGCGGCGAGCTCCCCGAGGGCGCGGCCGACGTGATCAACGCGGTCAGCGCGGCTCTGACGCCGGAGGGCTTGGTGGCGCTGAACGTCCAGAGCACGGTGGACGAGCTCGGCGCCGACGACATCGCGAAGCAGTGGCTGACCGAGAACGGTCTGATCTAG
- a CDS encoding MarR family winged helix-turn-helix transcriptional regulator — translation MAQETDEVDRIVGAWTTQRPDLDFSPLEVLSRVDRLSRHLDRARRDAFRRSDLEPWDWDVLSALRRAGEPFQLSPKQLLQQTLVSSGTMTNRIDRLVGRGLVHRKADPGDGRSILVTLTEDGRIRVDAAITRLVDAEALLLETLSRSDRERLAGLLRKLSLGFDA, via the coding sequence ATGGCTCAGGAGACGGACGAGGTCGACCGGATCGTCGGCGCGTGGACGACGCAGCGGCCCGACCTCGACTTCTCGCCCCTCGAGGTCCTCTCCCGCGTCGACCGACTCTCTCGGCATCTGGACCGCGCCCGTCGCGATGCGTTCCGTCGCAGCGACCTCGAGCCGTGGGATTGGGACGTGCTGTCCGCCCTGCGCCGCGCGGGCGAACCCTTCCAGCTCAGCCCGAAGCAGCTGCTCCAGCAGACACTCGTCTCGAGCGGCACCATGACCAACCGCATCGACCGGCTGGTCGGCCGCGGTCTCGTGCATCGCAAGGCCGACCCGGGCGACGGGCGCAGCATCCTGGTCACCCTCACCGAGGACGGCCGTATTCGGGTGGATGCCGCGATCACCCGCCTCGTCGACGCGGAGGCCCTGCTGCTGGAGACGCTGTCGCGTTCGGACCGCGAGCGCCTGGCGGGGCTGCTGCGCAAGCTCAGTCTGGGATTCGACGCCTGA
- a CDS encoding HAD-IC family P-type ATPase: protein MTLPAGATSLVVDRPFARAVPEVQSALRTDVGGITSAEAAARLQAVGPNELPPPPRKPAILRFLVHFNDTLIYILLGAAAIKAIMGDWLDFWVIMSVAVINAVIGFVQEGRAETALAGIRGMLSVHARARRDGGWNTVPAAELVPGDVIRLAPGDKVPADVRLFQAAQLRIDESALTGESVPASKGVDPVPAEAGVGDRASMAFSGTIVSAGQARGIVTGTGAATEIGKIQELVGDAGSLETPLTKQLNDFGKKLTLVILGMAVLMLAIGRFGHGMPFAELISATIGFAVAAIPEGLPALVTITLAIGVQQMARHNAITRKLPAVEALGSVTTVCSDKTGTLTKNEMTVRRIVTPVAAYQVTGLGYQPIGEIVADDGRAPGADVAAILSVATLCNDAHLVRDSAEDAASGGWSLVGEPTEGALKVVARKGGVSSAGARRVDVVPFDSAHKLMATLHEAADGSRAILVKGAPDRLLGRSTTQRGTAGREPLDPARWDAVVAELGGTGLRVLAAARLPVDRARDLIALDDLEGLEFLGVWGILDPPRPEAIEAIADCHTAGIRVKMITGDHAGTALAISREMGIVEDADARVLTGGELEALTQEQLKDVVRDVDVYARTSPEHKIRIVRGLQAHGEVVAMTGDGVNDAPALTRANIGIAMGIKGTEATKEAAEIVLADDNFATIRGAIREGRRIYDNLRKSVVFLLPTNGAQALVILVAVVFGLALPLTPVQVLWVNMVTALTLSLALAYEPAEKGIMSRPPRAPGGSIVSARELGFVLLVSLLIGGATLGVFYGAVAGGTDIAYARTEAVAMLALGQLAYLFNCRFLSRSSLTPDVLRGNPAVWWSALALLVFQLIYTYVPFMNDLFGSRPLAVGSWGPPIALSIVIFLAVEVLKALRRRGRA from the coding sequence ATGACTCTCCCGGCCGGCGCAACATCCCTCGTCGTCGATCGCCCGTTCGCGCGGGCGGTGCCGGAGGTGCAGAGCGCTCTGCGCACCGATGTCGGCGGCATCACCAGCGCCGAGGCGGCGGCGCGACTGCAGGCCGTCGGGCCGAATGAGCTGCCCCCGCCGCCGCGCAAACCCGCGATCCTGCGCTTCCTGGTTCACTTCAACGACACGCTCATCTACATCCTGCTCGGTGCGGCCGCGATCAAGGCGATCATGGGCGACTGGCTGGACTTCTGGGTGATCATGAGCGTCGCGGTCATCAACGCCGTGATCGGGTTCGTCCAGGAAGGCCGGGCGGAGACGGCGCTGGCCGGCATCCGCGGGATGCTGTCCGTCCACGCCCGCGCCCGCCGGGACGGCGGCTGGAACACCGTGCCCGCCGCGGAACTGGTGCCGGGCGATGTGATCCGCCTCGCGCCGGGCGACAAGGTGCCGGCGGATGTGCGGCTCTTCCAGGCGGCGCAGCTGCGCATCGACGAGTCCGCGCTGACCGGTGAGTCCGTGCCCGCGTCCAAGGGGGTCGACCCGGTCCCGGCCGAGGCGGGCGTCGGCGACCGGGCGTCCATGGCCTTTTCCGGGACGATCGTCTCGGCCGGGCAGGCTCGGGGAATCGTCACGGGGACGGGGGCCGCGACCGAGATCGGAAAGATCCAGGAACTCGTCGGCGATGCCGGCTCGCTGGAAACCCCGCTGACGAAGCAGCTGAACGACTTCGGCAAGAAGCTCACGCTGGTCATCCTCGGCATGGCCGTGCTCATGCTGGCGATCGGACGGTTCGGACATGGGATGCCGTTCGCCGAGCTGATCTCGGCGACGATCGGCTTCGCGGTGGCAGCCATTCCGGAGGGGCTGCCCGCGCTGGTGACCATCACGCTGGCGATCGGCGTGCAGCAGATGGCGCGACACAATGCGATCACCCGCAAGCTGCCGGCCGTCGAGGCGCTGGGCTCGGTGACCACGGTCTGCTCGGACAAGACCGGCACGCTCACCAAGAACGAGATGACGGTGCGTCGCATCGTGACACCCGTCGCGGCCTACCAGGTCACCGGCCTCGGCTACCAGCCCATCGGCGAGATCGTCGCCGACGACGGGCGGGCACCCGGTGCGGATGTCGCGGCGATCCTTTCGGTCGCGACGCTGTGCAACGACGCCCATCTGGTTCGCGACAGCGCCGAGGACGCGGCGTCCGGGGGCTGGAGCCTCGTCGGCGAACCTACCGAGGGCGCGCTCAAGGTCGTCGCGCGGAAAGGCGGGGTCAGTTCCGCCGGCGCGCGCCGGGTGGACGTGGTCCCCTTCGACTCGGCCCACAAGCTGATGGCGACGCTGCACGAGGCGGCGGACGGCTCGCGCGCCATTCTGGTGAAGGGGGCGCCGGACCGGCTGCTGGGGAGATCGACGACGCAACGGGGCACGGCCGGACGCGAGCCGCTGGACCCGGCCCGCTGGGACGCCGTGGTCGCCGAACTCGGCGGCACCGGACTCCGGGTGCTGGCAGCGGCCCGCTTGCCGGTGGACCGAGCCCGCGACCTCATCGCACTGGACGATCTGGAGGGCCTGGAGTTCCTCGGCGTCTGGGGCATCCTCGACCCGCCGAGGCCGGAGGCGATCGAGGCGATCGCGGACTGCCACACCGCGGGCATCCGCGTGAAGATGATCACCGGTGATCACGCCGGCACCGCCCTGGCGATCAGCCGTGAGATGGGCATCGTCGAGGACGCGGATGCGCGCGTGCTCACCGGCGGCGAGCTGGAGGCCCTGACCCAGGAGCAGCTCAAGGACGTGGTTCGCGATGTCGACGTCTACGCGCGCACCAGCCCGGAGCACAAGATCCGGATCGTGCGGGGCCTGCAGGCGCATGGCGAAGTGGTCGCGATGACCGGGGACGGCGTCAACGACGCACCCGCCCTCACCCGCGCGAACATCGGGATCGCGATGGGGATCAAGGGCACGGAGGCGACCAAGGAGGCCGCCGAGATCGTCCTCGCGGACGACAACTTCGCCACCATCCGCGGCGCGATCCGCGAGGGGCGGCGGATCTACGACAACCTGCGCAAGTCTGTCGTCTTCCTGCTGCCCACGAACGGCGCGCAGGCGCTGGTCATCCTCGTGGCGGTCGTCTTCGGGCTCGCCCTGCCTCTCACGCCGGTGCAGGTGCTCTGGGTCAACATGGTGACCGCGCTGACGCTCTCGCTCGCCCTCGCGTACGAGCCGGCCGAGAAGGGCATCATGTCGCGGCCGCCGCGCGCCCCCGGCGGGTCGATCGTGTCGGCGCGCGAGCTCGGCTTCGTCCTGCTCGTCTCGCTGCTGATCGGCGGCGCCACGCTCGGTGTGTTCTACGGCGCTGTGGCAGGCGGCACCGACATCGCCTACGCGCGCACCGAGGCGGTCGCGATGCTCGCACTCGGGCAGCTCGCGTACCTGTTCAACTGCCGCTTCCTGAGCCGGTCGAGTCTCACCCCCGATGTGCTGCGCGGCAACCCGGCGGTGTGGTGGTCGGCGCTGGCGCTGCTCGTCTTCCAGCTGATCTACACCTACGTGCCGTTCATGAACGACCTGTTCGGATCCCGGCCGCTCGCGGTCGGGTCGTGGGGCCCCCCGATCGCCCTGTCGATCGTCATCTTCCTGGCGGTCGAGGTTCTCAAGGCGCTCCGCCGGCGTGGACGGGCATGA
- a CDS encoding FAD:protein FMN transferase yields the protein MPAHTGSPPAVWRFEAIGTGWQVETPEPLGARPRSAVSEAIAAFDREWSRFRTDSVVAALAGGAATLPAPADTADMMDTFVALSAATDGAVNPLVGASLSARGYDADYGLVDRGALPAPARWREIVSWTGGMLRLSQPAVLDVGALGKGRLVDRVVEVLAPWTAGGVVVDAGGDLAVRGAAQRIGLEHPYDARRAIGVVEVTDAALCASATNRRAWGDGLHHVLDARTGEPVRAIAATWAIASTAMRADAIATALFFDGGPRLAADWDVQWVRMTTDGRVEWSPGSTAELFV from the coding sequence GTGCCCGCCCACACCGGCAGCCCGCCCGCGGTCTGGCGATTCGAAGCCATCGGCACCGGGTGGCAGGTCGAGACCCCCGAACCGCTGGGTGCGCGGCCACGGTCGGCAGTGTCCGAGGCGATCGCGGCGTTCGATCGGGAATGGTCGCGGTTCCGCACCGATTCGGTCGTCGCGGCACTCGCTGGTGGGGCGGCCACCCTGCCCGCGCCGGCCGATACCGCGGACATGATGGACACGTTCGTCGCCCTCAGCGCCGCGACGGACGGCGCGGTCAATCCGCTCGTCGGGGCGTCGCTGTCGGCACGCGGGTACGACGCCGACTATGGGCTCGTCGACCGCGGTGCGCTGCCGGCTCCTGCCCGCTGGCGAGAGATCGTCTCATGGACGGGCGGGATGCTGCGCCTATCGCAACCCGCGGTTCTCGACGTCGGCGCGCTCGGGAAGGGACGCCTGGTGGACCGCGTCGTCGAGGTCCTCGCGCCGTGGACCGCCGGCGGGGTGGTGGTCGATGCCGGCGGAGACCTCGCGGTCCGCGGCGCAGCGCAGCGCATCGGGCTGGAGCACCCGTATGACGCGCGTCGCGCGATCGGCGTCGTCGAGGTGACGGATGCCGCCCTGTGCGCCTCCGCCACCAACCGGCGTGCGTGGGGGGACGGACTGCATCATGTCCTGGACGCGCGCACCGGCGAGCCGGTGCGCGCGATCGCCGCCACCTGGGCCATCGCATCCACCGCGATGCGCGCCGACGCGATCGCCACCGCGCTGTTCTTCGACGGCGGCCCTCGACTCGCCGCGGACTGGGACGTGCAGTGGGTGCGCATGACCACGGACGGCCGCGTCGAGTGGTCGCCCGGCAGTACGGCAGAGTTGTTCGTGTGA
- a CDS encoding ribose-phosphate diphosphokinase, which translates to MARKKKTVDLDREHDIAPGLVAKTKKRLVVAGGRSHPTLSADVAAAIGTELVPTEYRTFASGEILTRFEVSIRGCDFFLIQSFGPPVNEWLMETLIMLDAAKRASAKRITVVAPYYPYSRQDKKSRGREPISARLVADLLKTAGADRVMSVDLHAAQIQGFFDGPVDHLFAKPVLLEYFQRTLSAEDRAKLTVVSPDTGRVRVADTWSDSLGAPLAIIHKRRDPNVANQVTVNEIVGQVDGRVCLLVDDMIDTGGTIVKAAEALKKNGAERVIVAATHAILSDPAVERLQCEAIDEVVVTDTVPIPDSKLFPALTILPIAPLLARAIREVFEDGSVTSMFDGAA; encoded by the coding sequence ATGGCGCGCAAGAAGAAGACGGTTGATCTCGATCGCGAGCACGATATCGCCCCCGGACTTGTCGCCAAGACCAAGAAGCGCCTCGTGGTCGCCGGTGGGCGTTCGCACCCCACGCTTTCGGCGGACGTCGCCGCCGCGATCGGCACGGAGCTGGTGCCCACCGAGTACCGCACGTTCGCGTCGGGCGAGATCCTCACCCGGTTCGAGGTGTCGATCCGCGGCTGCGACTTCTTCCTGATCCAGAGCTTCGGCCCGCCGGTCAACGAGTGGCTCATGGAGACGCTCATCATGCTGGATGCCGCCAAGCGCGCATCCGCCAAGCGGATCACCGTCGTCGCTCCGTACTACCCGTACTCGCGGCAGGACAAGAAGAGCCGGGGCCGTGAGCCGATCAGCGCGCGTCTGGTCGCCGACCTGCTCAAGACCGCAGGGGCGGACCGCGTGATGAGCGTGGACCTGCACGCGGCGCAGATCCAGGGCTTCTTCGACGGCCCCGTCGACCACCTCTTCGCCAAGCCGGTGCTTCTGGAGTACTTCCAGCGGACGCTCTCCGCAGAGGACCGCGCGAAGCTCACGGTGGTCTCGCCGGACACCGGCCGGGTGCGGGTCGCCGACACCTGGTCCGACAGCCTCGGCGCTCCTCTCGCGATCATCCACAAGCGTCGCGACCCGAACGTCGCCAACCAGGTGACCGTGAATGAGATCGTCGGTCAGGTCGACGGTCGGGTGTGCCTCCTCGTCGACGACATGATCGACACCGGCGGCACGATCGTCAAGGCCGCGGAGGCCCTCAAGAAGAACGGCGCCGAACGCGTCATCGTCGCTGCCACGCATGCCATCCTGAGCGATCCGGCCGTCGAGCGCCTGCAGTGCGAAGCCATCGACGAGGTCGTCGTGACGGACACGGTGCCGATCCCGGACAGCAAGCTGTTCCCCGCGCTGACGATCCTGCCGATCGCGCCGCTGCTGGCCCGCGCCATCCGCGAGGTGTTCGAGGACGGGTCGGTCACGAGCATGTTCGACGGGGCCGCATAG
- a CDS encoding ABC-F family ATP-binding cassette domain-containing protein, which yields MAHLLGGEHLHVEFPAKIVLEDVTVGIDGGDRIGIVGRNGDGKSTLMKVLTGRLEPDSGRVTMRGGVRVGMLAQDDDLPDDETVRHAIVGERPEHEWLGDARVRDVLDGLLRDVPLDTVVSGLSGGQRRRVGLARLLVGDWDVIALDEPTNHLDVEGIAWLAEHLAQRWARNAGGLLLVTHDRWFLDAVCTRMWEVHDGTVDPFEGGYAAYVLQRVERQRQSNVAETKRRNILRKELAWLRRGAPARTSKPKFRIEAATQLIEDEPPPRDNVELAKLATARLGKDVVDLLDAGVDYGAGPILKDVEWRIAPGERTGILGPNGVGKSTLLGLVAGAVEPTSGRVKRGKTVKVAVLSQRLTELDQYADERVRDVLALQKSSYVTGGKELTPTQLLERLGFRSSELSTPVRDLSGGQKRRLQLLLVLLDEPNVLILDEPSNDLDTDMLAALEDLLDSWPGTLLVVSHDRYLIERVTDQQYAIEGQGMRHLPGGVDEYLRRRAAARDAPTAGSPAPSVAAAGLAGADRRTAEKELSAIDRQMAKLTQRIAAAHTDLATHDHSDYVAIGTLNAQLQTMKSDLAALEERWLEVGESLGH from the coding sequence ATGGCCCATCTCCTCGGCGGCGAGCACCTGCACGTCGAGTTCCCCGCGAAAATCGTCCTGGAGGACGTGACCGTCGGCATCGACGGCGGCGACCGCATCGGCATCGTCGGCCGTAACGGCGACGGCAAATCCACCCTCATGAAGGTGCTGACCGGTCGACTCGAACCCGACTCGGGTCGCGTCACGATGCGCGGCGGCGTGCGGGTCGGGATGCTGGCCCAGGACGACGACCTGCCGGACGACGAGACCGTGCGCCACGCGATCGTCGGGGAACGTCCCGAGCACGAGTGGCTCGGCGACGCGCGCGTCCGCGACGTGCTCGATGGCCTGCTGCGCGACGTGCCGCTGGATACCGTCGTGTCCGGACTGTCCGGTGGTCAGCGCCGGCGTGTCGGGCTGGCGCGCCTGCTGGTGGGCGACTGGGACGTGATCGCCCTGGACGAGCCCACGAACCACCTCGACGTGGAGGGCATCGCCTGGCTTGCCGAGCATCTCGCACAGCGCTGGGCGCGCAACGCCGGCGGCCTGCTGCTGGTCACCCACGATCGCTGGTTCCTGGATGCCGTGTGCACACGCATGTGGGAGGTTCACGACGGCACCGTCGACCCGTTCGAGGGCGGCTATGCCGCGTATGTGCTGCAGCGTGTCGAGCGACAGCGCCAGTCGAACGTGGCCGAGACCAAGCGCCGGAACATCTTGCGCAAGGAGCTCGCGTGGCTGCGCCGCGGCGCGCCGGCACGGACGTCGAAGCCGAAGTTCCGCATCGAGGCGGCGACGCAGCTGATCGAGGACGAGCCGCCGCCGCGCGACAACGTCGAGCTGGCCAAACTGGCCACCGCCCGGCTCGGCAAGGATGTCGTGGACCTGCTCGACGCCGGAGTCGACTACGGCGCCGGTCCGATCCTCAAGGACGTCGAGTGGCGCATCGCCCCGGGCGAGCGCACCGGCATCCTGGGCCCGAACGGTGTCGGCAAGTCGACGTTGCTCGGGCTGGTGGCCGGAGCCGTCGAACCGACCTCGGGGCGCGTCAAGCGCGGCAAGACGGTGAAGGTGGCGGTGCTCAGTCAGCGTCTGACCGAACTGGATCAGTACGCCGATGAGCGGGTCCGGGACGTGCTGGCACTGCAGAAGAGCTCCTACGTCACCGGCGGCAAGGAGCTGACGCCCACCCAGCTGCTGGAACGCCTCGGCTTCCGCTCGTCGGAGCTGTCCACGCCGGTGCGGGATCTCTCCGGCGGTCAGAAGCGGCGCCTGCAGCTGCTGCTGGTGCTGCTGGACGAGCCGAACGTGCTGATCCTGGACGAGCCGTCCAACGACCTCGACACCGATATGCTCGCCGCCCTCGAGGACCTGCTGGACTCGTGGCCCGGAACGCTCCTGGTCGTTTCGCACGACCGCTACCTCATCGAGCGCGTCACCGATCAGCAGTACGCGATCGAGGGCCAAGGCATGCGGCACCTGCCCGGCGGCGTCGACGAGTACCTCCGCCGCCGTGCGGCCGCGCGCGATGCGCCCACCGCAGGCAGTCCGGCGCCGTCGGTCGCGGCTGCCGGCCTGGCGGGTGCGGACCGGCGCACCGCTGAGAAGGAGCTCAGCGCGATCGACCGGCAGATGGCCAAGCTGACGCAGCGGATCGCCGCAGCGCACACCGATCTGGCGACCCACGACCACTCCGACTACGTCGCGATCGGCACGCTGAACGCCCAGCTGCAGACGATGAAGTCCGATCTCGCGGCTCTCGAGGAACGCTGGCTCGAGGTCGGCGAGTCGCTCGGCCACTGA
- the glmU gene encoding bifunctional UDP-N-acetylglucosamine diphosphorylase/glucosamine-1-phosphate N-acetyltransferase GlmU, with protein sequence MSENITEPQLAVVILAAGQGTRMKSSLPKVLHRIGGRPLLGHVLDTARALNPQSVLVVVRHERDLVADLVLDIAPEIVVVDQDEVPGTGRAVEIALAQVPDFAGDVLVLSGDVPLLDDDTLARLIRTHRESGAAATVLSAVVADATGYGRVIRDSAGGVQRIVEQKDATEDEASVTEINAGVYVFQAAPLRQHISLVGTANAQGERYLTDVVALLRDSRLTVGVSQATDATAALGVNDRVQLSEAARLLNARTVRRWQLEGAMILDPATTWIDVTASLAPDVTVLPNTHILRATTVAAGATVGPDTSLVDCEVGENASVTRTDATLAVIGAGATVGPFAYLRPGTYLGDRGKIGTFVETKNSTIGERSKVPHLSYIGDTTIGTGVNLGAGAITANYDDLTKHRTEIGDEVHTGSHNVFVAPVRIGAGAKTGAGAVIRKDVPPGALALSVAPQRNVEGWVETNRSGTGAAHAAAKARSAQKADDGAQEEDG encoded by the coding sequence ATGTCCGAGAACATCACCGAACCCCAGCTGGCCGTCGTCATCCTCGCCGCAGGCCAGGGCACGCGGATGAAATCGAGCCTGCCGAAGGTCCTGCACCGGATCGGCGGGCGCCCGCTCCTCGGACACGTGCTGGACACGGCCCGCGCGCTGAACCCGCAGAGCGTCCTGGTCGTCGTGCGCCACGAGCGCGACCTCGTCGCCGACCTCGTCCTGGACATCGCACCGGAGATCGTCGTCGTCGACCAGGACGAGGTACCGGGAACGGGCCGCGCCGTCGAGATCGCGCTGGCGCAGGTGCCCGACTTCGCCGGGGACGTCCTGGTGCTCAGCGGTGATGTGCCGCTGCTGGATGACGACACGCTGGCCCGGCTCATCCGAACGCACCGCGAGAGCGGAGCCGCGGCGACCGTGCTCAGCGCCGTCGTGGCGGATGCGACCGGCTACGGCCGCGTCATCCGCGACTCCGCCGGGGGCGTTCAGCGCATCGTCGAGCAGAAGGACGCCACCGAGGATGAAGCATCCGTCACCGAGATCAACGCAGGTGTCTACGTCTTCCAGGCGGCGCCCCTGCGCCAGCACATCTCGCTCGTCGGCACGGCCAACGCCCAGGGCGAGCGCTACCTGACCGACGTCGTCGCGCTGCTGCGCGACTCGCGCCTCACGGTCGGCGTCTCGCAGGCGACGGATGCGACAGCGGCGCTCGGCGTGAACGACCGCGTCCAGCTCTCCGAAGCGGCGCGACTGCTCAATGCCCGCACGGTGCGCCGCTGGCAGCTCGAAGGCGCGATGATCCTGGACCCCGCCACGACCTGGATCGATGTGACCGCGTCGCTCGCACCGGATGTCACGGTTCTTCCCAACACGCACATCCTCCGGGCGACCACGGTCGCCGCGGGTGCCACCGTCGGTCCGGACACCAGCCTGGTGGACTGCGAGGTGGGCGAGAACGCGTCGGTCACGCGCACCGATGCCACGCTCGCCGTCATCGGCGCCGGTGCCACCGTCGGCCCGTTCGCCTACCTGCGTCCCGGCACCTACCTCGGAGACCGCGGCAAGATCGGCACGTTCGTCGAGACGAAGAACTCCACGATCGGCGAACGCAGCAAGGTGCCCCACCTGTCGTACATCGGCGACACCACGATCGGCACCGGCGTCAACCTCGGCGCCGGCGCGATCACCGCGAACTACGACGACCTGACCAAGCACCGCACCGAGATCGGCGACGAGGTCCACACCGGGTCGCATAACGTCTTCGTGGCGCCCGTTAGAATCGGAGCAGGCGCGAAGACCGGGGCCGGCGCGGTGATCCGCAAGGATGTGCCCCCCGGCGCACTGGCGCTCAGCGTGGCCCCTCAACGCAACGTCGAGGGATGGGTCGAGACCAACAGATCGGGAACCGGCGCGGCGCACGCTGCGGCCAAGGCCCGGTCGGCACAGAAGGCAGACGATGGCGCGCAAGAAGAAGACGGTTGA